In the Oncorhynchus kisutch isolate 150728-3 unplaced genomic scaffold, Okis_V2 scaffold3990, whole genome shotgun sequence genome, ggcaagaagggcattctatgctaTCAAAAGGAACAACAAactcgacataccaattaggatctggctaaaaatacttgaatcagtcatagagcccattgccctttatggttgaggtctgaggtccgctcaccaaccaagacttcacaaaatgggacaaacaccaaattgagactctgcacgcagaattctgcaaaaatatcctccgtgtacaacgtagaacaccaaataatgcatgcagagcagaattaggccgatacccactaattatcaaaatccagaaaagagctgttaaattctacaaccacctaaaaggaagcgattcacaaaccttccataacaaagccatcacctacagagagatgaacctggagaagagtcccctaagcaagctggtcctggggctctgttcacaaacacaccccacagagccccaggacagcaacacaattatacccaaccaaatcatgagaaaacaaggagataattacttgacacattggaaagaattaacaaaaaaacagagcaaactagaatgctatttgtccctaaacagagagtacacagcggcagaatacctgaccactgtgactgacccaaaattaaggaaagccttgactatgtacagactcagtgagcatagccttgctattgagaaaggccgccgtaggcagacatggctctcaagagaagacaggctatgtgctcactgcccacaaaatgaggtggaaactgagctgcacttcctaacctcctgcccaatgtatgaccatattagagagacatatttccctcagattacacagatccacaaagaattcgttAACAAatccgattttgataaactcccatatctactgggtgaaattccacagtgtgccatcacagcagcaagatttgtgacctgttgccacgagaaaagggcaaccagtgaagaataaacaccattgtaaatacaacccatatttatgcttatgtattttatcttgtgtcctttagccatttgtacattgttagaacactgtatatatatataatatgacatttgtaatgtctttactgttttgaaacttctgtatgtgtaatgtttactgttaatttttatagtttatttcacttttgtatattatctacctcacttgttttggcaatgttaacacatgttccccatgccaataaagccccttaaattgaactCACCGTGCTCCAATCGGTGGCGTACCACTGCACCCCACACACCTTCAAGTGGCAGCTCTGAGAGCTCATTGGTTGATCCAGGTGGGAGCAGTTTGATTGGTCCACAGCCTCCAGGCGACCGTTGTCATGGAGTAGACAGGCCACGCCCCGGGTCTGGGTTCCGTTTCCGCATTCCGCCGAACActggggtacacacacacacacacacacagttgctaAGCAGGGtgggtcctggtcggtccctggatgggagatcaGATCCTGCTGGAAgtagggccagtaggaggcactcttttccCAATTCcgcagggcagtgattggggacattgccctgtgtaggttgTCGTCTTTCAGACGGgacattaaacaggtgtcctgactctctgtgggtGATTAAAGATCCCTTATCATAAGAGTGATTAAAGATCCCAAAGGGTGTTAAAacttcaatcctcaggttgtctttacaatatataatcgataatatttcaaccggacagtagcttcttcaataggagagagagagaaaatgtctgctccattctgttggcgcatgcaaaacgctgctggcacccagctaTGCACTGAGCGAtctgatctttctcgctcatttttcagaataaaagcctgaaactatgtctaaagactgttcacaccatgtggaagccataggaaaatgaatctggttgatatccctttaaatggagggaaagcatgcaatggaacagggagctttTCAAAATAAGAGCCACTTCCTGGaggttttcgcctgcaacatcagtactgttatactcacagataatattttgacagttttggaaactttagagtgttttctatccaatactaataatcctaatctgacaattatatgcatattctagattctgggcctgagaaatagggagtttcatttgggtacgttttttatccaaacatcaaaatactgccccctacactcaacaggttttaACCTCTgtgtcccaatctggccctcataccatcatggctacctaatcatccccagcttccaattggctcattttccccctctcctctcccctgtaactcttctccaggtcgttgctgtaaaagAGAATctcttctcagtcaacttacctggtacaCCTTTAAAATAATATCCCGGTAAAAATAGGGATCGTAAAACAAAAGCATacaccttttttgttgttgacaatcttcagtatctctctctgtctctctctctctgtctctctctctctctgtctctctctctctctgtctctctctctctgtctctctctctctgtctctctctctctgtctctctctctctgtctctctctctctctctctctctctctttctctctctgtgtaatgagaTAGTATGTGTTTACCTGTCCCCAGGGTCCAGTGTACCATTCCAGGTGGAGGTGACATGGCCCAGCATCACAGGAGATTACTTCCTGTGGGCGGGGCCCGTCGCAGCCATCCAATGGTAGGTTAGTCACATGGTCCAACAGACACACTGCTGAGCGACTACGTCTGCCTTCACCACACTCTGTAGAACACTGAGACACATGCACAgcaatgttacacacacacacacacacacacacacagcaatgttacagacagacagacagacagagtgagacacagacagacagacagacggagggagagacagaaagacagacagacagacagaaggagggagagacagacagacagacgaagggagagacagacagacagacagatggagtgagagacagagtgagagacagacagacagacagacagacagacggagtgagagacagacagacagacggagtgagagacagacagccccAGGTGTAGGTACCTGTGTGCTCCATGGTGAGGTGAACCAGTTCCCTGCGCAGGGTCCCATGTCACAGTTCTGAAGAGGGGCTGGTTTCACCCCTAGGTTACACTGGTTGTCCCCCTCCACGTCTCCCTggttaccaacacacaccacctcTCTGCTGCTCTGGCCCACACCACACGGGACTGAACactgaggagggggagagagaggggggaggaggggaagggggaggagaggttggggtagtgggagggagagagagagggggagtggggggagagggagtggggatcAATTACTATTAAGCAGTTTATGAAATGTGCTttactctggtctctctctctctctgtctctctctgtctctctctctctgtctctctgtctctctctgtctgtctctctctctctgtctctctctctctgtctctctctctccctctctctgtctctcgctctgtctctctctccctctctctctctctctgtctctctctccctctctccctctctgtctctctctctctgtctctctctctgtctctctctctctttctctctctctccctctgtctctcgctctctgtctctctctatctgtgtgtgtgtcttctcaccaGGCTCCACTCGGAGCGTATCTGCCACTCGCTGCAGATCTTTAGCTGACAGGGCGATGTCGTCTCCGGCCTATCATAACCTCCGCACTGCTCCGTCTCCACGGCGATCACCGTTGCCGTACTGTTGCCATGTTTACGGAGCGCCTGACGACAGATGACCTGGCGTTGCTGGGTCCCCGGGCCGCAGGTTCTAGTGCACTCTGACCACTCCCCCAGGTCCCAGCTGGCCAATCACAGAGGAGAGAAGGTTACaggggtgtgtctctgtgtgtgtgtcaaataaataaatttaaaaaaattccaATCacaccgttactcatccaatcacattagccgttactcatccaatactcatccaatcacatgaaccgttactcatccaatcacattaagcgttactcatccaatcacattaaccgttactcatccaatactcatccaatcacattaaccgttactcatccaatactcatccaatcacattaaccgttactcatccaatcacattaaccgttactcatccaatcacgttaaccgttactcatccaatcacattaaccgttactcatccaatcacattaaccgttactcatccaatcacattaacagttactcatccaatcacatgaaccgttactcatccaatcacatgaaccgttactcatccaatcacatgaaccgttactcatccaatcatattaaccgttactcatccaatcacaccgttactcatccaatcacatgaaccattactcatccaatcacattagccgttactcatccaatcacaccgttactcatccaatcacatgaaccgttactcatccaatcacatgaaccgttactcatccaatcatattaaccgttactcatccaatcacattaaccatccaatcacattaaccgttactcatccactcacattaaccgttactcatccaatcacattaaccattactcatccaatcacattaaccgttactcatccaatcacattaacggttactcatccaatcacattaaccattactcatccaatcacatgaaccgttactcatccaatcatattaaccgttactcatccaatcacattaaccgttactcatccaatcacattaaccgttactcatccaatcacattaaccgttactcatccaatcacatgaaccgttactcatccaatcatattaaccgttactcatccaatcatattaaccgttactcatccaatcacattaaccgttactcatccaatactcatccaatcacattaaccgttactcatccaatcacattaaccgttactcatccaatcacatgaaccgttactcatccaatactcatccaatcacattaaccgttactcatcctatcacattaaccgttactcatccaatcacattaaccgttactcatccaatcacaccgttactcatccaatcacatgaaccgttactcatccaatactcatccaatcacattaacagttactcatccaatcacattaaccgttactcatccaatcacattaacagtTATTCTCTCACAGGAAACCTTCCCTCTtccacagacatttagaaactaaacatgacaatttgaaaaataaaccaGCGAGAATAAAGAGGACTTTCaggtagtaagacatgtataaaagcaacagataccattaataagaaggttCTAGAAGCATCTAGAAGAAGGGACTAGAaacgtcttatatggtgagctacttaGTGGcgaggacaggcaagccccatactattgtggaggagtggctgggacaggcaagccccatactattgtggaggagtggcgaggacaggcaagccccatactattgtggaggacttgctgggacagacaagccccatactattgtggaggactggctcggacaggcaagccccatactattgtggaggacttgctgggacagacaagccccatactattgtggaggactggctcggacaggcaagccccgtactattgtggaggactggctgggacaggcaagccccatactattgtggaggactggctgggacaggcaagccccatactattgtggaggactggctgggacaggcaagccccatactattgtggaggactggctgggacaggcaagccccatactattgtggaggactggctgggacaggcaagccccatactattgtggaggactggctaggacaggcaagccccatactattgtggaggactggctgggacaggcaagccccatactattgtggaggactggctgggacaggcaagccccatactattgtggaggactggctgggacaggcaagccccatactattgtggaggactggctgggacaggcaagccccatactattgtggaggactggctgggacaggcaagccccatactattgtggaggactggctaggacaggcaagccccatactattgtggaggagtggcgaggacagacaagccccatactattgtggaggagtggcgaggacaggcaagccccatactattgtggaggagtggctaggacaggcaagccccatactattgtggaggactggctaggacaggcaagccccatactattgtggaggactggctaggacaggcaagccccatactattgtggaggactggctaggacaggcaagccccatactattgtggaggactggctgggacagacaagccccatactattgtggaggactggctgggacaggcaagccccgtactattgtggaggactggctgggacagacaagccccatactattgtggaggactggctgggacagacaagccccatactattgtggaggactggctgggacagacaagccccatactattgtggaggactggctgggacagacaagccccatactattgtggaggactggctgggacagacaagccccatactattgtggaggactggctgggacagacaagccccatactattgtggaggacttcattcttcctgttGCCGCGGATatatatggctgggacaatgctgggggaaaagaccCCAAaacactatacagacaatgcttcatcaaacaacactgttccATGATGCATCAGTGACGTGGCAGGAGattttttgaaacaattactgcttcgcatacaagccagtgaattatatgcattacagctggaAGAGTCAACGTAcgtggcacagctcctggtatatatctgttacatttatggggggggggggggggtaaattaaggaagacatcctcttctgcaaaccactggaaaccaggacaacaggagaggatgtttgtaaagtactggacagctttgtgacatgaGATGGACTttgatgtgttggtgtctgtactgatggtgtaaaaaccatgacagggagaccttgtggagtggtaacgcgcgtgcaagcagtagctcccgacgccacttgggtacactgcagtatccaccgggaggctcttgggtagactgcagcatccaccgggaggctcttgggtagactgcagcatccaccgggaGGCTCTTGgatagactgcagcatccaccgggaggctcttgggtagactgcagcatccaccgggaggctcttgggtagactgcagcatccaccgggaggctcttgggtagactgcagcatccaccgggaggctcttgggtagactgcagcatccaccgagaggctcttaggtagactgcagcatccaccgagaggctcttaggtagactgcagcatcccccTAGAGGTTCTTGGGTAGactacagcatccaccgagaggctcttgggtagactgcagcatccaccgagaggctcttgggtacactgcagcatccaccgagaggctcttgggtagactgcagcatccacctagaggctcttgggtccactgtagcatccaccgagaggctcttgggtagactgcagcatccacctagaggctcttaggtagactgcagcatccaccgagaggctcttgggtacactgcagcatccaccgagaggctcttgctgccaagggaatgcctgacagcttgaaagatgttttggacactacagtgaaaatggttaactttgttaaagcaaggctttagtgtgtgtgtgtgtctccgtgtgcgTGTGTCTCACAAGGCGGGACAAGGCTGGGTGTTGCAGACCACTTCCTGGTTTTGGGGTCGCTGGGCGTGGCTACAGAGGTCACCTGGTACTGTGGTCTGGCTCTCAgtcctcacacacacccacagcacCTGGCGTctacctgagacacacacacacacacacacgagaaaggagagagaaagagcatcaCATACCTAGGGGGGGCTCTGTGAAAAACAACGTATTACTGATCTCAGGTCaggtgttaatctaactacagtatagttgtctctacctggtctgatctcaggtgttaatttaactacagtatagttgtctctacctggtctgatctcaggtgttaatctaactacagtaTAGTTGTCTCTACCTGGTCTGATCACAGGTCaggtgttaatctaactacagtatagttgtctctacctggtctgatctcaggtgttaatctaactacagtatagttgtctctacctggtctgatctcaggtcaggtgttaatctaactacagtatagttgtctctacctggtctgatctcaggtgttaatctaactacagtatagttgtctctacctggtctgatctcaggtcaggtgttaatctaactacagtatagttgtctctacctggtctgatctcaggtcaggtgttaatctaactacagtatagttgtctctacctggtctgatctcaggtgttaatctaactacagtaTAGTTGTCTCAACCTGGTCTGATCTCAGGTCaggtgttaatctaactacagtaTAGTTGTCTCTACCTGGTCTGATCTCAGGTCAGGTGTTAGTCTAACTACAGTATAGTTGTCTCTACCTGGTCTGATCTCAGGTCaggtgttaatctaactacagtatagttgtctctacctggtctgatctcaggtcaggtgttaatctaactacagtatagttgtctctacctggtctgatctcaggtgttaatctaactacagtatagttgtctctacctggtctgatctcaggtcaggtgttaatctaactacagtatagttgtctctacctggtctgatctcaggtgttaatttaactacagtatagttgtctctacctggtctgatctcaggtgttaatctaactacagtaTAGTTGTCTCTATCTGATCTGATCTCaggtgttaatctaactacagtaTAGTTGTCTCTACCTGATCTGATCTCaggtgttaatctaactacagtatagttgtctctacctggtctgatctcaggtgttaatctaactacagtatagttgtctctacctggtctgatctcaggtgttaatctaactacagtaTAGTTGTTTCTACCTGGTCTGATCTCAGGTCAGGTGTTAATCTAATTACAGTATAGTAGTCTCTACCTGGTCTGATCTCaggtgttaatctaactacagtatagttgtctctacctggtctgatctcaggtgttaatctaactacagtatagttgtctctacctggtctgatctcaggtgttaatctaactacagtatagttgtctctacctggtctgatctcaggtcaggtgttaatctaactacagtatagttgtctctacctggtctgatctcaggtgttaatctaactacagtaTAGTTGTCTCTACCTGGTCTGATCACAGGTCaggtgttaatctaactacagtatagttgtctctacctggtctgatctcaggtgttaatttaactacagtatagttgtctctacctggtctgatctcaggtgttaatctaactacagtatagttgtttctacctggtctgatctcaggtcaggtgttaatctaactacagtatagttgtctctacctggtctgatctcaggtcaggtgttaatctaactacagtatagttgtctctacctggtctgatctcaggtgttaatctaactacagtaTAGTTGTCTCTACCTGGTCTGATGTCACGTCAGGTGTTAATAGTGAtagtgcatctgtgtgtgtcagtgtgtctgaaTGACTGTAAGTCCTCACCCCCACCACAGGAGGCGCTGCAGGCTGTGTGGCCGCTGCTGATCCAGCCGTAGGAAGGAGCCAAGAGGTCAGGGTTCACCATGGGGTCAGAGAGCACTTGGTTGGGATGGCCTCTCCCACCTCTGACATCATTGATGGCCACACCCATTCCATTGGTGACGTCATCGCTTCCTGAGTAGGTGGGGCCAACAGTCTCAACTAGAGAGAATGGGGgcgtgagagagaaggggatgagggagagagggggatgagagaggggggatgagaggaggagaggtgaggggtggtACATGAATAAAGGGATGAGAGGTGAGGGGTGGTACATGCAAAAGGGATGAGAGGACGAGAGGTGGGGGTGGTACATGAATAAAGGGATGAGAGGACGAGAGGTGGGGGTGGTACATGAATAAAGGGATAAGAGGTGAGGGGTGGTACATGAATAAGGGATGAGAGGACGAAAGGTGGGGGTGGTACATGAATAAAGGGATGAGAGGTAAGGGGTGGTACATGAAAAGGGGATGAGAGATGAGGGGTGGTACATGAATAAGGGATGAGAGGTGAGGGGTGGTACATGAAAAGGGGGATGCGAGGTGAGGGGTGGTACATGAAtaaagggatgagaggaggagaggtgaggggtggtacatgaaaagggggatgagaggatgagaggtgaGGGGTGGTACATGAAtaaagggatgagaggaggagaggtgaggggtggtACATGAAtaaagggatgagaggaggagaggtgaggggtggtACATGAAAATGGgggtgagaggtgaggggtggtACATGAAtacagggatgagaggaggagaggtgaggggtggtacatgaaaagggggatgagaggtgaggggtggtacatgaaaagggggatgagaggatgagaggtgaGGGGTGGTACATGAATAAgggatgagaggtggagaggtgaggggtgGTACATGAAAATGGGGATGAGAGGATAAGAGGTATGGGTGGTACATGAAtaagggatgagaggatgagaggtggTACATGAAAagggggatgagaggatgagaggtgaTGGGTGGTACATGAATAAGGGAGGATAGGTGGGGGTGGTACATGAATGAGAGGTGAGGGGTGGTACATGAAtaagggatgagaggatgagaggtgaggggtggtacatgaaaaggggaggagaggggaaaataaatatttgcatTCAAAtgttcttattgatgtcctgggTTCGGGCGGCTCGCCATCCTTGGTGGAAACTGAATCCGTACTCTGAAAAACAACCCTGACGCCAAATCCTGGCGTTAATCTTTCCCTTCAATCCCTTCACCGAACGTTTGTATAGATGAATGTTAATATCcagttctctctctttttttagtTCAGTTTTTATACAACTTCTCGACGATTTGAAGCGTAGTTTTTCTTCTGTGGAATTGCGGTAGCTCTCTAGTTCTTTAGTTCTTCTTTTTTTGGTTGCATGTTGGCGCCAACTGGTGTATAACgtgaggcgaggagagggactaAGAGAATATTGAGTTTTGATTGGCTCAGAATAAACTGCTCGAGAATATTGCGTTTTGATTGGCTCAGAATAAACTGCTCGAGAATATTGCGTTTTGATTGGCTCAGAATAAACTGCTCGAGAATATTGCGTTTTGATTGGCTCAGAATAAACTGCTCGAGAATATTGAGTTTTGATTGGCTCAGAATAAACTGCTCGAGAATATTGCGTTTTGATTGGCTCAGAATAAACTGCTCGAGAATATTGAGTTTTGATTGGCTCAGAATAAACTGCTCGAGAATATTGCGTTTTGATTGGCTCAGAATAAACTGCTCGAGAATATTGAGTTTTGATTGGCTCAGAATAAACTGCTCGAGAATATTGAGTTTTGATTGGCTCAGAATAAACTGCTCGAGAATATTGAGTTTTGATTGGCTCAGAATAAACTGCTCGAGAATATTGAGTTTTGATTGGCTCAGAATAAACTGCTCGAGAATATTGAGTTTTGATTGGCTCAGAATAAACTGCTCGAGAATATTGAGTTTTGATTGGCTCAGAATAAACTGCTCGAGAATATTGAGTTTTGATTGGCTCAGAATAAACTGCTCGAGAATATTGAGTTTTGATTGGCTCAGAATAAACTGCTCGAGAATATTGAGTTTTGATTGGCTCAGAATAAACTGCTCGAGAATATTGAGTTTTGATTGGCTCAAAATAAACTGCTCGCGAATATTGAGTTTTGATTGGCTCAGAATAAACTGCTCGAGAATATTGAGTTTTGATTGGCTCAGAATAAACTGCTCGAGAATATTGAGTTTTGATTGGCTCAGAATAAACTGCTCGAGAATATTGAGTTTTGATTGGCTCAAAATAAACTGCTCGTCACGCAGCTTCTGTCATCTGTCACTTCTGTGATTTGTAAATAGCTGTCAACTTAAACGTATCAATAGCAATATAATATGATTGGTTACTGGAATCTCACTAGTAACGATTAGTATTCAACCTGAGTTGAACTttttaggaaacgttctgtttaaagtaatgaaataacaAGAAAATaacgttttttggggggggtaaagttcttgaaatgtggTGTGAATGTTCCAAAAGCAGCTACCCTGCACCGTTCCCAGAACGTTGTGGGAAGGTTTGTATTCAAAATAACCAGAGaacaaccacactctcaccaagctcgataagaaacatatggttctcagaacattatgagCTTGCTGGGATAAATTTGGgacagctaatagcctaaccactgaTCAAGCATGGACTAAACATTCAaatcctgttgttgcaggattatTTGGCTGCAACAATACTGGTGAAATTAAGGTTCAACACctgtattttttgtttgttttcttgcACAAATCAACTCAAATCCAACTGAACTCTGTTTTCATATCAGTTAAGTATTTTCATATAAAGGCATTATTGATAAAAGGTGTTGCTGGGGAAACCGAGCCAAAACGTTCTTTAGTAAAGGTGTTGCTGGGGAACCGAGCCAAAACGTTCTTTAGTAAAGGTGTTGCTGGGGAACCGAGCCAAAACGTTCTTTAGTAAAGGTGTTGCTGGGGCAACCGAGCCAAAACGTTCTTAAGTAAAGGTGTTGCTGGGGCAACCGAGCCAAAACGTTCTTTAGTAAAGGTGTTGCTGGGGAAACCGAGCCAAAACGTTTTTTAGTAAAGGTGTTGCTGGGGCAACCGAGCCAAAACGTTCTTTAGTAAAGGTGTTGCTGGGGAAACCGAGCCAAAACGTTCTTTAGTAAAGGTGTTGCTGGGGAAACCGAGCCAAAACGTTCTTTAGTAAAGGTGTTGCTGGGGAAACCGAGCCAAAACGTTCTACTtacctctaataccttattattatctatcctgatgtcactttaccctgccttcatgtacatatctacctctaataccttattattatctatcctgatgtctagtcactttaccctgccttcatgtacatatctacctcaaataccttattattatctatcctgatgcctagtcactttaccctgccttcatgtacatatctacctcaaataccttattattatctatcctgatgtctagtcactttaccctgccttcatgtacacatctacctcaaatacctcagatctggtacttcctgtttatagctccacattgatctgatacttcctgtacagtatatacagaggtatgtggacaacccttgaaatgagtggattcggctatttcagccacacccgttgccgaCAGGTATcgagtacacagccatgcaatctccatagacaaacattggcagtagaatggcccatactgaagagctcagtgactttcaacgtggcaccgtcataggatgccacctt is a window encoding:
- the LOC109885384 gene encoding thrombospondin type-1 domain-containing protein 4-like, whose protein sequence is MSPPSADFGEYSDVLFDSLPGHKVVSGTFSRPVLIVGYHKIVEIPAGATDIRIQESVKTRNYLALRTQSGVSIINGNWAIDRPGLIVAVGTRLTYRRPNEIRSRTGESITAPGPTTEELHLYLIYQQPGPSVYYEYSLPLQDTHTSPEPHTHPAILPLVETVGPTYSGSDDVTNGMGVAINDVRGGRGHPNQVLSDPMVNPDLLAPSYGWISSGHTACSASCGGGLASWDLGEWSECTRTCGPGTQQRQVICRQALRKHGNSTATVIAVETEQCGGYDRPETTSPCQLKICSEWQIRSEWSLCSVPCGVGQSSREVVCVGNQGDVEGDNQCNLGVKPAPLQNCDMGPCAGNWFTSPWSTQCSTECGEGRRSRSAVCLLDHVTNLPLDGCDGPRPQEVISCDAGPCHLHLEWYTGPWGQCSAECGNGTQTRGVACLLHDNGRLEAVDQSNCSHLDQPMSSQSCHLKVCGVQWYATDWSTCSRSCDGGYRVREVCCLADNVTPSELCDLSATPESREDCNTQPCLPETVSSCSDQYYNCVFVVQARLCVYSYYRTACCSSCSVITHTHSSRTTSAGDDFPR